Proteins co-encoded in one Callospermophilus lateralis isolate mCalLat2 chromosome 2, mCalLat2.hap1, whole genome shotgun sequence genomic window:
- the Eef1g gene encoding elongation factor 1-gamma: MAAGTLYTYPENWRAFKALIAAQYSGAQVRVLSAPPHFHFGQTNRTPEFLRKFPAGKVPAFEGDDGFCVFESNAIAYYVSNEELRGSTPEAAAQVVQWVSFADSDIVPPASTWVFPTLGIMHHNKQATENAKEEVRRILGLLDAHLKTRTFLVGERVTLADITVVCTLLWLYKQVLEPSFRQAFPNTNRWFLTCINQPQFRAILGEVKLCEKMAQFDAKKFAESQPKKDTPRKEKGSREEKQKPQAERKEEKKAAASAPEEEMDECEQALAAEPKAKDPFAHLPKSTFVLDEFKRKYSNEDTLSVALPYFWEHFDKDGWSLWYAEYRFPEELTQTFMSCNLITGMFQRLDKLRKNAFASVILFGTNNSSSISGVWVFRGQELAFPLSPDWQVDYESYTWRKLDPGSEETQTLVREYFSWEGAFQHVGKAFNQGKIFK, from the exons ATGGCGGCTGGG ACCCTGTACACATACCCTGAAAACTGGAGGGCCTTCAAGGCCCTCATCGCTGCTCAGTACAGTGGGGCTCAGGTCCGCGTGCTCTCCGCACCACCCCATTTCCATTTTGGCCAAACCAACCGTACCCCTGAATTTCTCCGCAAATTTCCTGCTGGCAAG GTTCCAGCATTTGAGGGTGATGATGGATTCTGTGTGTTTGAGAGCAATGCCATCGCCTACTATG TGAGCAATGAGGAGCTGCGGGGAAGTACTCCAGAGGCAGCAGCCCAGGTGGTGCAGTGGGTGAGCTTTGCTGATAGTGACATAGTGCCCCCAGCCAGTACCTGGGTGTTCCCTACCTTGGGCATCATGCACCACAACAAACAG GCCACTGAGAATGCAAAGGAGGAGGTGAGGCGAATTCTGGGGCTGTTGGATGCTCACTTGAAGACGAGGACTTTTCTTGTGGGCGAACGAGTGACACTGGCTGACATCACAGTCGTCTGCACCCTGTTGTGGCTCTATAAACAG GTCTTGGAACCTTCTTTTCGCCAGGCCTTTCCCAATACCAATCGCTGGTTCCTTACCTGCATTAACCAGCCCCAGTTCCGGGCAATCTTGGGTGAGGTGAAACTGTGTGAGAAGATGGCTCAGTTTGATG CTAAGAAGTTTGCAGAGAGCCAGCCTAAAAAGGACACCCCACGGAAAGAAAAGGGTTCGAGGGAAGAGAAGCAGAAGCCCCAGGCAGAgcggaaagaagaaaaaaaggcagCTGCCTCAGCTCCAGAGGAGGAGATGGATGAATGTGAGCAGGCACTGGCTGCTGAGCCCAAGGCCAAGGACCCCTTTGCTCACCTGCCTAAGAG TACCTTTGTGTTGGATGAATTTAAACGCAAATACTCCAATGAGGACACACTGTCTGTGGCCCTGCCATATTTTTGGGAGCACTTTGATAAGGATGGTTGGTCCTTGTGGTACGCTGAGTACCGCTTTCCTGAAGAGCTCACCCAGACCTTCATGAGTTGCAACCTCATCACTG GAATGTTTCAACGATTGGACAAGCTGAGGAAGAACGCCTTTGCCAGTGTCATCCTCTTTGGAACCAACAATAGCAGCTCCATTTCTGGAGTCTGGGTCTTCCGAGGCCAGGAGCTTGCCTTTCCG CTGAGTCCAGATTGGCAGGTGGACTACGAGTCATACACATGGCGGAAACTAGATCCTGGCAGCGAGGAGACCCAGACCCTGGTTCGAGAGTACTTTTCCTGGGAAGGGGCCTTCCAGCATGTGGGCAAAGCCTTCAATCAGGGCAAGATCTTCAAGTGA